The sequence GGAGTACACCGACGCTACAGGAGGAGACTAACATAAGAAGGTCTGACAGAGTCGGTCACTGGGAGTGTGTAGGGAGGGGCAGGGGCGTTTTTCATTTTCTAAGAAGTTACTTCATTTTTCtagttcttttttctttctttctttctgtctgtctgtctttctgtctgtctgtctgttgttaCCAGATCCTAGTCAGCAGGAGGGGTCTGTAAAATAATCAATAGAGTTTgatgttaaaataatataatttccaCACATCAGCAGAGTGATCTCTATTCCAGAACTGGTTATTGATCCAGTACAATCCCTGTAGTCTAGACTATTACAGCATCTCTTAGCTCAGTGTCATTAAGTCTATTCTAACTGTCTCACCTTGGACTGAGTCCTGACTTTCCTTCTTAAACCACTTGTGGGCCTGGATTTCACTGAAACCTGGCCGAGAAGAAGGGTCCTGTTCCAGGCAGAGGCGAATCAGATCGCAGCACTCTGTGTGATCAGACGTAAGATTCAGACAGAAATTCAAActtcatacagtaaaatgaaTCATGACAAGTGACGCTTGTGCATTTtctcaccctcagacacacCAGAATGGAAGCACAGTCGTCCATCAGTAAGCTCTTCATCGCTCATGAAGGGCAATTCTCCATGGACCAGTTCATAAAGGACTATACCCAGACTCCAGACAGTAGCAGGAACGCCGAAATACTCTCTTTGGAGAACCCACTCAGGAGGATAGTAACCATCAGTGCCTGAGTGAACAATAAGAGAAAGAGCAGAAACCATCACCAAAAAGCTTCTCCAGTTTGACTCTATCTGCATCTCTCTAGTGAACTGACCTGCATACTCCCTGTAGGGCTCATATATcaacaaatccccacagccaaaGTCGATCAGTTTCACCAAAAGCGTGTCAGGATTGATCAGAATATTGTTAGGCTTGATGTCACGGTGAAGAACTCCACGTAAACAGCAGTGATGAGCAGCCTGAACCACCTGCCTCATGACCTCTCGAGCCACCGATTCAGACAGTCGACGGTTGTTAAGCTTACAGAACCGATAGAGGTCCATGCAGGGGACGGGGCGCTCCAGCACCAAGATGTAGATATCAGACGTCTCGAACCATTCCAGCAGCTCCACCATGTTCTCACAAGAAGGAGGCTTGGACACCATCTTCATTAACGCCACCTCTAGAGGGAGCTTGAGCGTCTCTCCGggctaaaatcacacacacacacgggttagCATGGAGGGAGGAAGATGTCTGAACTGTGGTAAGCAGAGAGGGTAGAGTAGAGATGGTTTGGAGTGGCACTGACTCTAAACTCTAGCAGTCTTCTTCTGATATCTATTATGAATGAAAGGTAATAAAATCTGAATCTGAGACGTGATTGAGAGCTGAGTTCTTTGTGAGGACGTTAGCAGAAACCAGTAGATGGACACATCACTTTTTTGAAGATCTGTTTTATAATCTGATTGTCATTTACACCTTATTGTTTCTCTGCAGAATCTCAGAAGAAAGTTTACTTACGATGGCGATGAATATATCATGGGGATCTTTGGTCATCACTTTGATGGCCACCTGTTCACATGGACACAACAGAATGAATCAGTTCTACAAgccattattataataatgaagATAATTAGTCTATTTACACACACGCTACATTTTAGAGTTCCTAAAACACTTCCTGTATAAAGAGGTCATGTGACACAGCGTTTCCTCATTTCTAAGAGACTAGAATGATTCACAGCTAAAATGTTCAGACAGAAGGAAAAGTTTCAGAGCTACATGTGTATTCTACATCCCTGATATGTGTTAAACTACAAAATCTCCCTCAGTTAgtatttaagtcctgtaaactagtttttggtgtttgtgttttttacagtaataaCAGCTTTATTACCGGTTGTTCATCTGCCTTACGGACTCCAGCGAAGACTGAGCCGAAGCCTCCTGTCCCCAGCAGCTCTCCCACAGTGTACCGTGAATTAAactcacctgtcacacacacacacacagtatttcaGTTAGTACTCTGTCCTGTCTCTATGTTGGTCTGAATGTGAACATCTGGAGTAAATATaagagtctgaatagaaaatgataCGGATCTTTCACTAGCTACTCTGCAGTGTAGACACCTTGTTTAgtgatttagaaatgttaacaaTAGTTTGTCAGGATTGTAACGTACTGTGAACTGAAGGGTCGAACTCCAGATGTTCCTCAGAATCAGAGCTGGTGCAATTTGGTTTATCAGGAGAGCTACGAATTTCTGCTTTGTCTTTCAGCAGCTGGCGAAGTTTCATCAGCCACTCGGGTTCTTCTGCTTTCTTCCTTTGAAGCAGCTTCTTAGAGAGCTAACAGGAAACACAGGAAAGGAAAGTGTTGATGAAGACTTTACATTTCAGACCTGAGAGCTATTTCACAAACACAGATCATCTCATTTACCGATATTAGCCATTCCAGCACAATGCTCTGGATGTGCTTAGGGAATCTGAGGACCGTTGTAGCGATGACCTCACAGTACTCCAGCGCCATAGCATCAAGTCCAACCTCGGCTAGCTCATAGGCATGAATACACTTGTATTCCTAagaaacataaagaaatattCCTGGTCAGTACGACGGTTCCTGGTTTGATTTGCAGTGAAACAGAGTAGAAGAGAAATTCGGACCTGGAAGTGCTTCTGGCCGAACCCTGAGCTCAGAGACAGCAGGTACTCGTAGACCTCAGTTCTCTCGATCGCCTCCCTTGTGGCTGATTTCTTTTCTGGCAAACTGGTGTAAAGAGAAATATGTATcaaataaagaaacacacacacacacacacacacacacatacaaacacacacacacacgaacaaacaaacaaacacacacacacaaaaacacacaaacaaacacacacacgaacaaacaaacacacacacacacaaacacacaaaaaaacacacaaacaaacacacacacacaaacatgcacacacaaacaaacacacacacacacaaacaaacacgcacacaaacacagagactcATGTGACTCATGAATTATTGGCTGTTTTAAAGACAATAAACAATGAAACTCATCCCGGAATGGCAGCTGAACCTGTATAagctttaactctctctctatttcacacacacacacacacacacacaccaaatacctGTTACATCCAATCAGTTTAAATCGTGGCTGTGATCCCAGATCCACTTGCGCCACCACGTAGCAGATGTGTGCTGCAAAGGTCCATCCTCTGGAGGCTGAAGATGAGAAACCAAACAAGCATGTGAGGATCGACTTCCATAAACCAGTCCAGAGTTCATAACACccaccgtccactttattaggaacacctgcacgtTCATGCACTCCTCCAATCAGCCAATGATgttgaaacactgaaaacattGCCATGGTTACAGTCACTGAGCTCACTGACATTTTCCTCCATGCTGTTtgatgtgttcctaataaaatgaccGGCAAGAGCAGCATTCACGTTAAATGTTCCAGTGCAGCGTATCCTTACCAAACCTGTCTCCCATATTTATAATGTCTTTTCTGTGTCGATCATCTGGAGTAGCGGAGCATAAAAACCGCGCCAGACGAAGACACCAGTTCTCCTGGTTCTCCACATGTTGCAGCTGGAGCAGAAAGGCTCAGGTTAGTCCACATGATTCtgaccaacacaatacacacagtacagacagaaGGCAGTGACGCTGATACACTCACCTTTCTCCTCAGAAGGCTGTAGCCCTTGAAGAGCAGCGCGCCGATTTCAGCCATCATTACTCTCTGGAAAAGAAACATCTCTTTAACTTCACATCTCAGTGAACACCGGTTTATTCACTCAGCcactttttatcatttttatcagaaatattctttttttaattctatttgtTCAAAGTGGGACACTGCTCTCAGCATCAACATTTCTTAAGTATCTGATTAGAGCAGGATTTTAGAGTTTGGAGAAGAGAATTCTATTTAAAGTTGACTACATTTCAGCTCCATCTGCATTTAGCTATGTTCAGCTACATCAGTGTATGTTTCTGATCCCTGCACTGATTtcttctcagggagttttgGCTGAACAAGTTCTTACAGTTTGTCCAGTTTGACTTTATTAATGTCCCACAACAGAGCAGCGTCTTCAGCAATGTCCGATTTCATCACTCGCGGAATGGAGCAGGAAAAATCCAGAGCTCTCATAATCACCTACCCGAGTTATTTAATGGAgaagatgcttttttttttttttttacagtggaaTGAAGTCCAGCACTTACTCCATTTTTCTTATGGAAATGTTCCATAATGGTCCAGAAGAAATAGGATTTCTGTTGCTGAGGATCGTCCAGGTGAAGCAAACACTCCTGACATTTCTGCTGGATAAACTTCATCAGCTCGTCCTTCTGCATATTagccctgtaacacacacacactgtaacctcCTGATGATCTGCTTCAGAACATCTGCTTGCTGAAAGCCTGCACATGTGAGAGGAGAAAGAGCGTCTCACCTCATCAGAGGACCAGGAAATGCATAAATCTCTCCATGAGACAAGTATTTCTCTTCACGCTGCAGGACGTCGTCGTCCCCTGGAGtcaaagagagggagaagagaggaagaaatgTTGTGATCATGCTGGAAGGAGCTAAaaggacagtgaggttgtggagctctggatgttcagtgtgttctacCTTTACTGCATGAatgatattcttttttttcttcttcttcaggatGAGGCACAAAAGCCTCAGTGCAGTTTCTCATCACTAGCGTCGCCATCACCTTCACTGTACTTCTGcaaatctacacaacaacagGAGCACTTTATAGAGCAGGGCTCTCCAACCTGATTTCCTCTGAGAGCTACTTTAACAAAGTGAAGGTGGTGAAGAGCTACTCCTTTCATATCATTaggaacatttatttacacagcttaTTGCCTTTAACCGAACCAGCTGAATGAACCATTTTTGTGTGAACTATAAAAAAGTCAATATTGAACATCATATTTTGCCATAAATCCTTTTAAATGGACATAAGCAGCATGTTAACTGTGGAGTCGAGGTAACTGATCTAACACAACGGGTTTGATGACTAGACTTATCacttattattgtcagatttccttcattcacatggattctgttatttatcagcacATTGTTCCTGACAGTCCCATGACACACACCCTGATGTCCTCAGAAAGACTGAAAAAACCTCTTTTCATAAAAAAAGGGAAGACTTTGATATTGAAGGTGATATTAATGTTGGAAACAGAAACCTGACACTGTACTGGACTTTATGggattaaataatagtatttttatggcattcataCGCATGTGCAATGTGACATATTAAAGAGTATTTACtctgaaacaccagctgcactaataagaaaCGTCTACAGCACACTGGTCCTTCATCGTCCTGCAGCAGGACAGATTCATTGACCGCTTTCACTTTGGCAGCatcgtagctttattcctaacacTGTCCAGCAGCTTCAGCGTTAAAAGGATCTGcgatgtgttttctttatcctttatccaaactacttcGGTTTCTGCTCATAGATTTAAGTTTAGATTGAGTTCATTTGATCTGATCAATTTTCTACATATTCTATGAAGCTTTACTACTCAGACGTGCTGGAGACCCAGTTATAGAGTCAGGGCTATTTCCGTGCCATTCGAAGTTATTCACTTTTCCTTTGCAGAAATGTGAGAAAGTCTCAGCTTTTCCAAACTGGGGAAAGTGCCGTTACACCGCAGACACACCGCATTTGACTCATAACAGTAAATCATGGAGGAGGAACATAAACAGATGTTATTGCGAGTTTTAGAACGATGGCTGGAcaacagtttttttccttcactgatCCCCATCCGATACCGTgttcatttagatcattaaattagaCTTTTACACACCAGTCAGTTTGAA comes from Hemibagrus wyckioides isolate EC202008001 linkage group LG25, SWU_Hwy_1.0, whole genome shotgun sequence and encodes:
- the LOC131345686 gene encoding probable serine/threonine-protein kinase MARK-A isoform X2, whose protein sequence is MATLVMRNCTEAFVPHPEEEEKKEYHSCSKGDDDVLQREEKYLSHGEIYAFPGPLMRANMQKDELMKFIQQKCQECLLHLDDPQQQKSYFFWTIMEHFHKKNGRVMMAEIGALLFKGYSLLRRKLQHVENQENWCLRLARFLCSATPDDRHRKDIINMGDRFASRGWTFAAHICYVVAQVDLGSQPRFKLIGCNSLPEKKSATREAIERTEVYEYLLSLSSGFGQKHFQEYKCIHAYELAEVGLDAMALEYCEVIATTVLRFPKHIQSIVLEWLISLSKKLLQRKKAEEPEWLMKLRQLLKDKAEIRSSPDKPNCTSSDSEEHLEFDPSVHSEFNSRYTVGELLGTGGFGSVFAGVRKADEQPVAIKVMTKDPHDIFIAIPGETLKLPLEVALMKMVSKPPSCENMVELLEWFETSDIYILVLERPVPCMDLYRFCKLNNRRLSESVAREVMRQVVQAAHHCCLRGVLHRDIKPNNILINPDTLLVKLIDFGCGDLLIYEPYREYAGTDGYYPPEWVLQREYFGVPATVWSLGIVLYELVHGELPFMSDEELTDGRLCFHSGVSEECCDLIRLCLEQDPSSRPGFSEIQAHKWFKKESQDSVQDPSC
- the LOC131345686 gene encoding uncharacterized protein LOC131345686 isoform X1; protein product: MATLVMRNCTEAFVPHPEEEEKKEYHSCSKGDDDVLQREEKYLSHGEIYAFPGPLMRANMQKDELMKFIQQKCQECLLHLDDPQQQKSYFFWTIMEHFHKKNGRVMMAEIGALLFKGYSLLRRKLQHVENQENWCLRLARFLCSATPDDRHRKDIINMGDRFASRGWTFAAHICYVVAQVDLGSQPRFKLIGCNSLPEKKSATREAIERTEVYEYLLSLSSGFGQKHFQEYKCIHAYELAEVGLDAMALEYCEVIATTVLRFPKHIQSIVLEWLISLSKKLLQRKKAEEPEWLMKLRQLLKDKAEIRSSPDKPNCTSSDSEEHLEFDPSVHSEFNSRYTVGELLGTGGFGSVFAGVRKADEQPVAIKVMTKDPHDIFIAIPGETLKLPLEVALMKMVSKPPSCENMVELLEWFETSDIYILVLERPVPCMDLYRFCKLNNRRLSESVAREVMRQVVQAAHHCCLRGVLHRDIKPNNILINPDTLLVKLIDFGCGDLLIYEPYREYAGTDGYYPPEWVLQREYFGVPATVWSLGIVLYELVHGELPFMSDEELTDGRLCFHSGVSEECCDLIRLCLEQDPSSRPGFSEIQAHKWFKKESQDSVQGPANTPPSCSCDGETDVCCWCLWHHLRWTDIKGSRFYRILTSDVTTFLNATRTVVQLRLQRAESGMNRGVSLFTSLTILKNN